A stretch of Christensenellaceae bacterium DNA encodes these proteins:
- a CDS encoding DNA polymerase III subunit delta, translating into MKPSEALRQLKSGQDRNFIILSGEDHYLKQYMFQHIMDALKIDVPELNLSIFEERPDPHAVLCAMETLPFMSDKRMTVLKSTDILSTQAAGDLSAPYMTSKMPASNYFLIWAQGNADKRKAFVKFVIKQGMFIECAAMQDQEICSFIRNRAKQKGLLVSPKNAQIINEIAGGDLSTIVNEVDKLSCVCQGEISTADIEKYAIKSMQYNVYKIHDLMVSGHPQLAYTLICKMLEEDNNPIGFITLLSNNFRQMLVARACRDARFPDHKTISHIIEATGAREFAARRALESCKPFSAKKIRAAIQKFAKMDFDAKQGIVVLKTDLFALLVDIYQS; encoded by the coding sequence ATGAAACCAAGCGAAGCTCTGAGACAACTGAAAAGCGGACAGGACAGGAATTTTATTATTCTGAGCGGCGAAGATCATTATTTGAAGCAATATATGTTCCAGCATATCATGGATGCTCTGAAAATTGATGTGCCTGAACTCAATTTGTCTATTTTTGAAGAACGGCCGGATCCGCATGCGGTGTTGTGTGCCATGGAAACCCTGCCGTTTATGAGCGATAAACGGATGACGGTGCTGAAAAGCACGGATATTCTATCCACCCAGGCAGCCGGCGATCTGAGTGCGCCGTATATGACAAGTAAAATGCCGGCGAGCAATTACTTTTTGATATGGGCTCAGGGCAATGCGGACAAACGCAAGGCCTTTGTCAAATTCGTGATTAAGCAAGGCATGTTTATCGAATGCGCCGCTATGCAGGATCAGGAGATCTGCTCTTTTATAAGGAACCGCGCTAAGCAGAAAGGGCTTTTGGTTTCTCCCAAAAACGCGCAGATCATCAATGAAATCGCAGGGGGGGACCTCAGTACGATTGTAAACGAGGTAGACAAGTTATCCTGCGTATGCCAGGGCGAAATTTCGACGGCGGATATTGAAAAGTACGCCATCAAATCTATGCAATATAATGTATATAAGATACACGACCTGATGGTAAGCGGGCATCCCCAGCTGGCTTACACGCTTATTTGCAAAATGCTTGAGGAGGACAATAATCCGATTGGTTTTATTACCTTGCTTTCCAATAATTTTCGCCAGATGCTTGTAGCGCGCGCATGCCGCGACGCAAGATTTCCGGATCATAAAACTATTTCACATATCATAGAGGCGACGGGAGCCAGAGAGTTTGCGGCGCGCCGCGCACTTGAAAGTTGCAAACCGTTCAGCGCTAAAAAAATACGGGCGGCAAT